Proteins encoded together in one Plasmodium cynomolgi strain B DNA, chromosome 9, whole genome shotgun sequence window:
- a CDS encoding hypothetical protein (putative), whose protein sequence is MVHSGESSSQSGESSSQSGESFSKSGESSSQPRLHRRGIRLRQRDRKNKKKKEAILDCLKTVIDPDLKKNIVELNFVRNLKIKETDTGKYAVDFDLNLTTPACPVKDELLAECQQKLASHEWIEQTNINTTFLSFNEYGEEQTREKKNKKIENVIVVYSCKGGVGKSFFSVNFSFYLKKKGASVGLLDADINGPSLPTLLPFGHSYARFKSAPLRGTKIFYEREADKREASVELTEKGAVDEPSGYDTDRRAAHQDDRPLEDRLPEDRLIEPLLHRGVKLMSYAYIKNQKNLGFASFRGPILNELIKELINQVDWGVLDYLIIDLPPGTNDIHLNLFESENIDGVIMITTPNDLSINDVKKGINMCNHFNVPIVGLVINMNSFICDACEKNHLLFNNCDMKQLKESFNNVYEVPFHSLFSKNVYLDDQTGERNFPFITSFEDHHLVHLLENVFQSLTREISMIKFQDKLNLPSVQIYKKNFLQLSFDSIDNKFVFSDDVLVCHVKDIRLFGKKEKKKKKKIQDGNLYVKEIVKLGIYNVKIVWSDMHVSVYSYSYLKHIFLSLRLPGGNALCGAGRSASFEW, encoded by the exons ATGGTCCACTCGGGGGAGTCATCCAGCCAGTCGGGGGAGTCATCCAGCCAGTCGGGGGAGTCATTCAGCAAGTCAGGAGAGTCATCCAGCCAGCCA CGACTTCATCGACGAGGAATTCGTTTACGGCAAagagatagaaaaaataaaaaaaaaaaagaagcaattcTAGACTGCCTCAAAACTGTGATCGACCcggacttaaaaaaaaatatagtcgaattaaattttgtaagaaacttaaaaattaaagaaacgGACACTGGAAAGTATGCTGTCGATTTTGATCTGAACCTCACGACCCCTGCCTGTCCGGTGAAGGACGAACTGTTGGCCGAATGCCAGCAGAAATTGGCTTCCCACGAATGGATTGAACAAACGAATATTAACACCACCTTTTTAAGTTTTAATGAATATGGTGAGGAACAAacaagggagaaaaaaaataaaaaaatcgaaaatgtGATAGTTGTGTATAGCTGCAAAGGTGGAGTTGGcaagtcctttttttctgtgaacttttctttttacttaaaaaagaagggggcaTCTGTGGGGCTTCTGGATGCGGATATTAATGGGCCCAGCCTTCCGACGTTGCTCCCCTTTGGACATTCCTACGCCAGGTTTAAGAGCGCCCCGCTGAGGGGCACTAAGATATTTTACGAAAGGGAGGCGGACAAGAGGGAAGCTTCTGTGGAGTTGACGGAAAAAGGCGCGGTTGACGAACCCAGCGGCTACGATACAGACCGACGCGCTGCGCACCAAGATGACCGCCCCCTGGAGGACCGCCTCCCGGAGGACCGCCTTATCGAGCCACTCCTCCACCGCGGTGTGAAGCTCATGTCCTACGCATACATAAAGAACCAGAAGAACTTAGGATTCGCGTCCTTCAGGGGACCCATCCTAAACGAGTTAATAAAGGAGTTAATAAACCAAGTGGATTGGGGAGTCTTGGATTACCTAATAATTGACCTCCCCCCGGGAACAAATGACATACATCTAAATCTCTTCGAGTCGGAAAACATCGATGGAGTCATCATGATAACGACTCCAAACGATCTCTCCATAAATGACGTaaagaaaggaataaacATGTGCAACCATTTCAACGTCCCAATTGTAGGCCttgtaataaatatgaacTCCTTTATCTGTGATGCCTGTGAAAAGAACCACCTCCTTTTTAACAACTGCGATATGAAGCAACTTAAAGAGTCTTTTAATAACGTATACGAAGTCCCCTTTCATTCTCTATTCTCCAAAAATGTGTATCTTGATGACCAGACAGGAGAAAGGAATTTCCCCTTTATCACATCATTTGAGGATCATCACCTGGTACATCTGTTGGAGAATGTCTTTCAAAGTTTAACTCGAGAAATATCCATGATCAAATTTCAggacaaattaaatttaccGTCTGTTcagatttataaaaaaaattttttgcaattatCCTTCGACTCGATtgacaataaatttgttttttcggATGACGTGTTAGTTTGCCACGTGAAGGATATTCGTC TgtttgggaaaaaagaaaaaaaaaaaaaaaaaaaaatacaggaTGGGAATTTATATGTAAAGGAAATTGTCAAGTTAGGCATTTATAACGTTAAGATTGTCTGGTCTGATATGCACGTCTCGGTTTATTCCTACTCCTACTTGAAGCATATTTTTCTGAGTTTGCGTCTGCCTGGGGGAAACGCTTTGTGCGGGGCGGGTCGCAGCGCCTCCTTCGAGTGGTAA
- a CDS encoding NOT family protein (putative): HPEEAKSCSEGTNSAAASADCTNGSRQSGWDYLSERRNNGHVEEKQLIEDETKTRQANRTIGSKSMDPSKEQAPNVYICSTAPGGKDANVHPSNGANVHPSNGANVHPSNGANVHPSNGANVHPSNDANVHPSNDENIPLDELLYETTERAKNYNRTNYGLMGILKVIKMTDPQLNILALGTDLTTLGLNLNSPDFLFSSFTSPISDDPTYNEDYFVKPSCYLNTRFQIRLSLLLKLQTETLFYIFYNLPRDVLQAYAASELYLRKWTYHMNYKKWFFPRNLLNQGNLSSCRSWIYFDPVTWTKKIYDNFLSVKDMMHVKDVTKCIEHIIQVQSNYSANLASPPNCGNPNQGAPPQGGSSSQGASPPQGVSSPQGASPPQ, encoded by the coding sequence CACccagaagaagcaaaatcaTGTTCTGAGGGTACCAACAGTGCAGCGGCTAGTGCAGACTGCACCAATGGATCGAGGCAGAGCGGGTGGGATTACCTATCCGAAAGGCGCAATAACGGCCATGTGGAGGAGAAACAACTAATTGAAGATGAGACGAAGACGAGGCAGGCAAACAGAACGATCGGTAGCAAAAGTATGGACCCTTCAAAGGAACAAGCGCCAAATGTTTACATATGCAGTACTGCACCTGGGGGGAAAGACGCAAACGTGCACCCCTCAAATGGCGCAAACGTGCACCCCTCAAATGGCGCAAACGTGCACCCCTCAAATGGCGCAAACGTGCATCCCTCAAATGGCGCAAACGTGCATCCCTCAAATGACGCAAACGTGCACCCCTCCAATGACGAAAACATCCCATTGGACGAACTACTCTACGAAACCACAGAGAGAGCTAAGAATTACAATCGAACGAATTATGGACTCATGGGTATACTAAAGGTGATCAAGATGACGGACCCCCAATTGAATATCCTGGCCTTAGGAACCGATCTAACTACCCTAGGGTTGAATTTAAATTCGCCAGACTTTCtattttcctcatttacTTCCCCTATAAGTGATGACCCAACATATAACGAGGATTATTTTGTGAAGCCCAGCTGTTATTTAAACACCCGTTTTCAAATTCGCCTATCCCTACTTCTGAAACTCCAAACAGAGACGctgttttacattttttacaacctaCCTAGGGACGTACTGCAGGCTTATGCTGCCTCTGAACTCTACCTGAGAAAATGGACCTATCACATGaactataaaaaatggttttTCCCAAGGAACCTACTCAATCAGGGTAACTTAAGCAGTTGCCGTTCTTGGATTTACTTCGATCCGGTCacatggacaaaaaaaatatatgacaattttttaagtgttaAGGATATGATGCACGTGAAGGATGTTACCAAATGTATTGAGCACATCATTCAGGTGCAGTCTAACTATAGTGCCAATTTGGCTAGTCCTCCTAATTGTGGGAACCCGAATCAAGGCGCTCCCCCCCAAGGGGGTTCTTCCTCCCAgggggcttctcccccccaagggGTTTCTTCCCCACAAGGGGCTTCTCCCCCACAA
- a CDS encoding GPI8p transamidase (putative), with product LIHQTSNTQMELKKAFLCCVLLAVKHAVAPSVYFSGLDIKNMKGKYKEIEERHAKQNVNDIFFRELKKSNYQVNSNIIVLSTSRHYFNYRHTSNLLTAYKYLKHVGDNMDRNILLMVPFDQACNCRNIVEGTIFNEYEKPPSEDLKKKKMKENLYSHLNIDYKNDNIRDEQIRRVIRHRYDALTPAKYRLYTNGNREKNLFIYMTGHGGVSFFKIQDFNIVSSAEFSLYIQELLIKNIYKYIFVIIDTCQGYSFYDKVLDF from the coding sequence TTAATCCACCAAACGAGCAACACACAAATGGAGCTGAAGAAGGCGTTCCTGTGCTGCGTGCTACTGGCAGTCAAACACGCAGTTGCGCCCTCAGTATACTTCTCCGGTttggacataaaaaatatgaaaggaaaatacaaaGAGATAGAAGAGAGGCATGCCaaacaaaatgtgaatgatatattttttcgtgaattaaaaaaatcgaattATCAAGTGAACAGTAATATTATCGTACTGAGCACATCGAGACATTATTTCAACTACAGACACACAAGCAATTTACTGACCGCATATAAATACTTGAAGCATGTTGGGGACAATATGGATAGAAACATACTGCTTATGGTACCATTTGACCAAGCTTGCAATTGTAGGAATATTGTAGAAGGCACCATTTTTAATGAGTATGAGAAGCCTCCAAGtgaagatttaaaaaaaaaaaaaatgaaagaaaatttgTACAGCCATTTAAATATAGACtataaaaatgacaataTACGAGATGAACAAATAAGGAGAGTAATTAGACATCGATATGATGCCTTAACTCCAGCTAAATATAGGTTATACACAAATGGGAACAGAGAGAAAAatctttttatatacatgacTGGCCATGGAGgagtgtcattttttaaaattcaagATTTCAACATTGTCAGCTCTGCTGAATTTAGCCTGTACATACAAGAGttgctcataaaaaatatatacaagtacatttttgtaattattgaCACGTGTCAAGGGTACAGTTTTTACGATAAAGTGCtagatttttaa
- a CDS encoding hypothetical protein (putative): MDVKHVEGCEYHGRESDRECKDEVKKVMDKLIFERKKNFQGQENYCRNSSVSICPNVYCNIYTDLYTWFGFKNCKKIDTESLNTCFTDISNGGVGYYEKLIVLGGRILELYSELHFFNKYNYEKDEEIVQDLRSIKSVKEVVFQYLYVQKRKNRVIYKNSLYLFGYSYLYTPLFFRNKNSIIKYVKACIAYAVKFSGTNIFSWMPSLIEHIYYSQKVKVSEIDEENELIQDLQEFFGYQFDYVLPRIAECFSQHNLYISSSHLTGLQIVRIFANEYFALLADDVNIEGKEKTTWVREETEAFLNSHCIEIFSGCMLSLHKYLGEKGVKVGKIKGIFEMLLSSCWVLGNEKRNKVWACALVQRLRQVQLLTQITTIEKWSYSIKKYNDLNIQNFVKDIYNFNNINGSVLSPFQLQNVNIYLPPKEGPLKEIPYYTTLADRYKDRFSHRDSARQGGSASNGRSSNGNGRSSNSRGNNSRGNNCQLYDVLNNITSNIYKRFKPRRPRNRGSSGVTRLVYTNRDDCPPDMSYHDLKASLSSDESTKYDAAQDLDVEDDEEYIYGEGEDPFMRYCANEGTHSKGPKTGKNGIPVKIKYIKDAADDRNSKYVIEIPKRDLASGGGNNHVKAVLWGNGKKGLEIKLPSESDLMPHVRIR; the protein is encoded by the exons ATGGATGTGAAGCACGTGGAGGGCTGCGAGTACCACGGTAGGGAAAGCGATCGAGAATGTAAagatgaagtaaaaaaagttatggACAAGCTTATAttcgaaaggaagaaaaattttcaaggACAAGAAAATTATTGTCGCAATTCATCTGTGAGTATATGTCCAAATGTGTATTGTAATATATACACAGATCTTTATACCTGGTTtggatttaaaaattgcaaaaaaattgacactGAGTCTTTAAACACATGTTTTACGGACATATCCAACGGGGGGGTAGGATACTATGAAAAACTTATCGTATTGGGAGGACGGATATTGGAACTATATAGCgagttgcatttttttaataaatataactaTGAAAAGGATGAGGAGATAGTCCAAGACTTACGTAGCATTAAGTCAGTAAAAGAGGTTGTATTCCAATACTTGTATGtacagaaaagaaaaaatcgagtcatttataaaaatagcttGTACTTATTTGGCTATTCATATCTGTATACACCTCTGTtttttagaaataaaaattcgatcataaaatatgtgaaggCATGTATAGCATATGCTGTCAAATTTAGTGGTactaatatattttcttgGATGCCTTCTTTGATTGAGCATATATATTACTCCCAGAAGGTGAAGGTATCCGAGATAGACGAGGAGAACGAGTTGATACAAGACCTGCAGGAGTTTTTTGGGTACCAGTTTGACTATGTGTTGCCACGAATAGCGGAGTGCTTCAGTCAGCATAATTTATACATTAGCAGTTCGCACCTCACGGGCCTGCAGATCGTGCGCATCTTCGCGAATGAGTACTTTGCCCTGTTGGCCGAC GACGTCAACATcgaggggaaggagaaaaccACGTGGGTGCGCGAAGAAACGGAAGCCTTCCTAAACTCGCACTGCATCGAAATATTTAGCGGCTGCATGTTATCTCTGCACAAGTACCTCGGAGAAAAGGGAGTGAAGGTGGGTAAAATAAAGGGCATATTCGAAATGCTTTTATCCTCCTGCTGGGTACtgggaaatgaaaaaagaaataaagtaTGGGCATGTGCCCTTGTGCAGAGGTTAAGGCAAGTGCAGCTTCTCACACAGATCACCACCATAGAAAAATGGTCATACAGCATCAAAAAGTACAACGACCTGAACATACAGAATTTTGTAAAAGAcatatacaattttaataatatcaatGGGAGTGTTTTGTCTCCTTTTCAATTGCAAAACGTTAATATTTATCTCCCCCCCAAGGAGGGTCCTTTGAAGGAAATCCCCTACTATACTACGCTGGCCGACAGGTACAAGGACCGGTTCTCGCACAGAGACAGTGCCAGGCAGGGGGGTAGCGCCAGCAACGGCAGAAGCAGCAACGGCAACGGCAGAAGCAGCAACAGCCGCGGCAACAACAGCCGCGGCAACAACTGCCAACTCTATGACGTTTTAAACAACATCACCAGCAACATATATAAGCGCTTCAAGCCCAGGCGGCCCAGGAACAGGGGGTCCTCCGGCGTCACGCGCTTGGTCTACACGAACAGGGATGACTGCCCTCCAG ACATGAGCTACCACGACCTGAAGGCCAGCCTTTCCTCCGACGAATCCACCAAGTACGACGCCGCCCAGGACTTGGACGTGGAGGATGATGAGGAATATATCTacggggagggggaagacCCATTCATGCGGTACTGCGCGAATGAAGGAACTCACTCAAAGGGCCccaaaacgggaaaaaacggaatccctgtaaaaataaaatacattaaGGACGCAGCGGACGATCGGAACTCCAAGTACGTCATAGAGATTCCCAAGCGAGACTTGGCGAGCGGGGGTGGCAATAACCACGTGAAGGCAG TTCTCTggggaaatggaaaaaagggccTGGAAATCAAACTTCCCTCCGAGAGTGACCTCATGCCGCATGTGCGAATTAGATGA